The DNA window ACACGGTTCCCGCGACACGGACCGGAGCGGGCAGAGTACCCGAGGTCGACTTACTCACATCGGCCATGAGCGGATATCCACTGCGTTCGTGGGCTCAGGCTGCAGCAGAGGGGGGTCAGCGCCGAGATGGCCGCTCCCTCCAGGTACCCAACCGATCTGCCATCGGTCGCGAGACCATCACGGCTGAAAGGTCCGCACGCACCAAGCCGCAACGCGCACGGACCGGCTACAGGCGCCCGCTGGAGCCGGGCGGGCAAATCAGGCATATGTGGGCCGCCTGGGACTCGAACCCAGAACCTAAGGATTAAAAGACCACAGCTTTGTCGTAATTACATCTACGGCCAACGATATAAAACCCGCCTTGACCAGCGCATTAGCTAAGGATCTTGGTGCTGGCGTCGGGGCTGGGTGATCCCCGGGTGATCGTCCGTCTGGTGCGGTCCCGATCCGGCCACCACTGGTCAGTCCGGGCCCGTGTGCATCAGTCCGGCCGCGAGATGCCCTTGCACTAGGGCGCGACGGTGGATCCGGGCCGACCTCCGCAACGCGTTCGAGGGTCGCCTCGGAGAGGGCGTCGTGCGCCTCGGCCGCCTCTCTTTGACCAAGCTCCCCCGAGTCTGCGTCAGAAGCGGAAGCCAAAAAGTCCACCTTCATCAAAGCTGTCGGTGAGCCGTTGTTCGAGGACGTGGCCGGCCGGATCGAAGCCGCGGCGTACGGCTTTGTCAAGTTCGTCGGAGTTCAGCGTGACGATGTACTGGAGCCCTTCCTGACGACTCACTTCGGCTGCGAGGGTGAGGGCGCGGGCGAGCTGGCGCTCGTCGACGCCGTCATAGAGGTGGCTGTCGTGGACGAAGAAGTCCGGTGCTCGCCCGCTTCGGTGCGCTAGGACGGCGACGGTCAGGTCGAAGCAGAAGATGACCATATTGCCGATGCCGCCGCTGTTGTCGCTCGCGATGTGTGTCTCGATCTTTAGGCTGGTTTCGCCTGGACCGATACGGAGGTACGCCTCGCGGTTGGCGCCGTAGAGGGCCTGGGCGTACTGAGCGAACAGGACGACCGCATCGTTGACGATGGGTCGCCGCTCTTCGATGTCGGTCTCCATCTCCTGTTGGAGACTGACGCGCTGTTGTTTGATCTCGCGACGGTTCGATTCGAGCGCCTGTGCTGCGTCGAAGCGGTGTCGTAGGGCTCCGAGTTGTGCCTGTTCCTGGGCGAGGATCTGTTGAAGGGTGGTCAGTGCGTCGAGCGCGCCGCCTTCGTTAAGGGTGCGCAAGGTTGCAGCGAGTCGGTCACCGAGTTGTTCTCGCTCGGCTTCGCGTTCCTGGAGCCGTGATCTGATCGCCGAGGCCTCTTCGTCCAGGTACTGGCGCCGGTTGCGGACAACGGATCCGTGGAACGCCCGGACGTCGTCGAAACTTCGGCGCACCTGGTCGCCGAGCACCACGCCGAGCTCTGCGTAGGCCGTTTCGAGGTAAGCGAGATCGGGATCTATGGTTTCGTCGACGGCCCGTTCCAGGTCGGCGAGGTTGCGCCGGTCGATGACGTCGTCGTTGCGGAGCTGGCGGATTCGCTGGTCGGTCTGGTCGGCTTGGGCGCGGAGGTTGTCGTACTCCGGAACCACTCGGAAGTTCTCGATCCGTCGTTGAATCTCCGCAACGCGGTGTTCTGCGATGGCGATCTGGCCTCGGAGCTCTGCGGTCTGACCGATGATTCGTCCGAGAACCGGGTCGGAAGCGGCTTTACGGAGCTGCTTGCTGACGGCTTCGCGGGCCTGTAGCTCGCGGTAGCGATCGGCAAGCCGCCAGTCCAGTCCGAGTAGGTATGCCAGCGACGTGGCCGCTTCAGCATTCGCTTGGCGGGCGAAGCTGCGGGTGGCCTCGTTGAAGGCGTGCGATCCGACTCTCCGCATGAGGAAGCTAAAGAGGCTGCGGCCGGTGATGCCCGGGTGGTCGGCAGGAAGGTTGAAAAGATCCCTTTCGATAAGTGTTTGCCACTCAGGCAGCGTGACCTGACCGTCGCCGAAATCAAGTTGGTCCGAGCCGACACCCGAAGGCAAGGGCCGTAGGCGGATGGCGCCGGCATTCGCTCCAGTGCGTTCGACGGTCAGCTCTTCGAGCAGGCCGGGCCAGTCCAGGCTCAGCGCGAACGTTGTCTGCCGAAGCCTCGGGTGAGCCGGTAATGAGTTCTTGTCTGCGCCGCTGCCCAGCAGGAAGTGCAACAGTTCGATCATGCTGGACTTGCCGGCACTGTTACGGCTGTCGGTCTCGGCCGAAGCGCCGGTGGTATCCGCGACCAGGATGTTTAGGCCAGGGTGAAAAGTCAGGGCCTTGAAACGTGGATCATCCGCGGTCAAGTGCCGCAGCATCTGCCCTCCTCCTGACCAGGAGTTCGTTGTCCAGCTCGACAACTCCGAGGGCATACAATAGATCAAGAGCTAGCACAAACCACCAGAAAGGTACAGGGGCATGGTGATTATGACTGCGACGCCATTGCTGCAGTCTCGCCCATGCCTGGCTCACCGTGAGCGGCCCGTCAATGATCTCCAGGATCTGGGCGCCCACGGCGATGAGCGAACGCTGCGGCGTGATGCCCTTGGTTGGGATGATCATGTCAGCGAAGGTTCCCGGGCTGGCGGGGTCCAACCGGTTGGCGGCTCCGCGAGGATGTCGCAGGTCTCGAAGAAGTAGGCCAAGACAACGGAGAGGGCTCTCGCACTCGCGCGGTCGAGGTGGCGGTTGCCCGCTACGTACTTTTCAAGCTCGTAGATTACGTCGGCCGCCGCCGGGTAGACCGTCGCGATCTCGCGGTAGTAGGCGTTGAAGTCGGCTGCAACCTCGTCTCGCTCGGTGACGTCCGTAAGCCCCTGGTAGTACTCCTCCACGAGGTGGGTGTGGAGCATCCCGCGGCGGAGCATCTCCCGATCATCCTCGTCGAGCTGGTTATAGTCCATCTTCAGCGCAGACACCTCCCGCGGCGACTGCTGTCCGTTGGCCTGCCGCCGGCGTTCGACGAGATGGTCCAGGAGGGGCTTGAGGTCTTCCAAGCCCACGCCGTAGACGACGTCCTCTACCGGGATGGGAGCGGCGAAGACCTCTTCGATCTGATACTTCACCAGCCGAAACAGCTCGCCAAGCAGCTGACGCGGCCCTAGGGTTTCGAACGCCAGCGGGGCGTGACTGCGGCGCGCTTGCGCCAGCAGTTGGGTGATCTCCGGGTGCAGTCCGCGCCGCGGGTCGTTATAGACAAAGACGAACGTCTGGAACTCACCCGCTCGTTTGGCCAGCGCGCCGGTCAGGTCTCCGGTGAACTTCTTCTTCACGTCTCGGGCGCTGTCCGCGTCGAAGGTTTCGGGCGCATAGCAGGCGTACAACTTGCCGTCGTGAAGGCGCAGGCCGTCCGACGAGAGATCGCCGATGTTCCCGTGGGTCCGAACCTCGACGAAGTCGCTGTAGCGGGCGGTCATGATGCGGATGAAGAAGTCCTCGAACGCGGATCCGTTCAGGTCCGCCATCCGATCGCGGAACATGGTCTTTACGAACATGCGTTCCGTGAAGCTGAGGACCTCCACGAACACCTCCAACCCGACAGCGAGTACCGAACGTATCCGGTCAGTGTGGATGGGTAAATGACCAGAACGGCCAATGGCTCCCAAGCAGTGTCGCGTCGGGCGCGCGCATGACCGACGTCGGCGGACATGGTGTGGTCTGTTACCCAATCTCGGTGCGGCTCGCCGCGTTCCTCGGCTATACCCGCGATCGACACCTTGTTCGCCCTGTGGTGGCTGATCGTTCGATGTGGCCTGCCGCTACGAGTCCACGAAGGCCCACTGAAGGCTGCCATCAATCGCCGCACCATCGCCCGGGATCGACCCCACCGTATGGATCCTGCGTCTGGGCAGGTTCGCCTCTACCTTGTGGGCGGAGTCCTGTCGCTGCCGTTGTCGCGTGCGGCCTCCTCAAGCTGAAGGAACTCGTCAATGATCTTTGCCAGGCTGCGGCGCGCTCCGGGAGTTTGCAGTCTGTCGAAGGAACGGGCCATTACGCGGGCTTCACGACTGGCGGTATCGGGTTCGTCGTCGCCAAGGAGGTAGCCGGCGGGCACGCCGAAGAAGGCAGCGAGAGCGCGCAGGGTGGTGGCGGTGGGGTTGATGCGGGGCGCGACGAGGAGTTTGCGGAGACCTTCAGCAGTCACGCGGTGACCGCGGGTCGCCATCTCGCGGGCGATCTCGGTGTAGGGCGGCGTGCCCCGATACCGCTCCTCGAAGAGTTCGCGCAGTCGGGCCTGGATCACGCGCGAGGCGACCTGTTCCGCCCGGTCGTCAGCCTGATCAGCCATCCGACGCTCCCAACTCTGGTTGCTCCTTCGCCAACCATGGTTGACGTAGTGAAGGTTCCGTGCTTAGCTCTGCACATCGCTGCGGCAACTGTGGTTCGGTGTAATCGAACTGAAGTTGTTTGCAGCGTAGCGGATCGGGGCTGTTGTGCGCGAGCGAGTACCCCCGGTCTGTCGGTGTCGACGTCTGAGGGGGACCCGTCGTCGCCGTTGACGCGCCTCACCTCCCATCCGGCGAGGTCTGTATAGACATCGCAGGCTGGCCAACCAGACGAGGCGGGTCAGCTAGACGCCGGCCTCATCCCGCCCGGGGTGCGGCGGCGAGCAGGGACCGGCGTGCGGGAGAGGGCCGGCGCCGGTCCCTTGCCCCCGATGAACGACGTCACATCACGTCCTGGCAGCGCCTCAAGAATCCGGCCTCGTGTCAGGCCGACCGAGCAACTGCCGGTACACCAGTGGAGGGAGATGTCTCGTGATCAGACACCGGCAGGTAAGCGCAGACGCCTCGGGCGCAGGCCACCACAGGCGTCGGGTCATCCGACGTCGCCTGGGTGGTCCAAGCGTCGCGCTCGGCAAACCAGTCGACGCAGTCACCAGCGATCTCCGGCAGCTACGACGTGACATCGATGTACTTATGGACGCCCGGGGCGAGCCGCTCTCAGATCCGCTGCGCCACGGCCCGGGTGTGCTGGTCCTGCCGGCGGTAGCGGTGGATGTAGCGGGGCCAGCCTCGCTGCTTGCCTGGGCGGCGCTGCTGTGCGTGTCTGCGCTGATCGCGACCTCGTTCGCGGCGTTGGGCAGCCACTACCCGGACTCGGGTGGGGTGTCGTCGTTCGTCGGGCGAGCGTTCGGTGATAGCGCGGCGACGGTCGTGGGGTGGTGGCTCGTGGCGGCGGTGCCCGCGGGTGTGGTCGCGGGAGCGGTCACCGCCGCTGGCTATCTGGGCGCCGTGTTCCACGCCACCCGCCCAGCTCTCATCGGCATCGCGGTCAGCGTGCTGGGCGCGGTGTACGGGGCGAACCTGCTGCGGTTGCGCGTGTCGGCCCGGGCCCAGGTCGTGCTGACCGCCTTAGTGGTGGCGATGCTCGTCATGGTCCTCGTCGTGTCAGCGCCGCACGTGGACCCGGACAACGCCACCCCGTTTGCACCACACGGCCTGGCCGGTGTCGGCAGCGCCGCCGCAGTCCTGTTCACCTGCGTCTGCGGGTGGGAGGCCACGGCCAATCTGTCCGCCGATTTCACTAGCGCACGGCAGGTACGCCGCACGGCCTTGGTGAGCGTCGTGGTCGTCGTCGTTCTCTACGCAGGCTTGGCCGTCTGTACTGTCGGCGTCCTCGGCGCACAGGCCGGCCGCGCCCCGGCGCCGCTCATGCGGCTACTCGGCTCAACTGAGAGCGCCTGGACGGCCGGCGCGGTCTCCATGACCGCCGTACTGCTCACGGTCGCAGCTAGCGTCACCTTCGTCGCAGCCAGCGCGCGGACCGCGTTGTCCGTCGCCCGGCGTCGCCACCCAACTCTACTGATGGCCACGCACCACAGCGCCCTGCAGCGCTCGGTGACCCGGCAGAGCGCCGCCGCTGCCGTCGTCGCCGCAGCCGTCGCCCTCACGCCGAGCCTGGTGACCGTGGAGACCTTGATGCGCATCTTCGCGGTGCTGCTGGCATGCGTCACTCTGGCCGGCCTCGCCGCCGCGGTACGGCTCCTCCCGACTGTCCGCCACCGTGGATGCGCCGTTACCGCGGCACTCGCGGTCGGGGCCGTCACCGTGTTCGCCGGCCTGTTCCTCCTCGCTCCCGCAGCGGTCGCGACAGCAGCGATGCTGGCTCGCCGCAGACGATCGCCTGAACCGTCCTCACCACCACTGCAGGAAAAGGGTTCCCGGATTGACGACGCGACCAGTCTCTACGCGGCATCCATGAAAGCACAGATCCGATGACGACCGCGACCTCCACGTCACTAGCGCTACCTACGGCGTGGCCCCGAGCAGCGGGTTGGCGGCTGGCGGCCCTTTACGGGCCGGGCGTCTACGGCGTTACCGCCGCAGCAGTCGCTCTCCCCGCGGCTGCCGGCCCGCTGCGCAGCGGTGGGGCGGGAATCGCCTGGATCTTGACCGCCTACGCCGCTGGCATGGGCGTCGGAGCCGTCACTGCGGGCCGCCTTATTGACCTGAAGGGTGATCGTGATGTTCTTGTTGTCACGGTTTTGATCCTCATCGCCGGCGCGATGCTCTGCCTGATGGCGCCGAGCCTGCCTGTTCTCGTCGCCGGACGCGTCGTGCTGGCAATCGGCTCAGGCGCAGCTAAAGCAATCGCCCTGGCCGGCATCGCCCGGTTGCCGCCGGCGAGGCGTCCAGCCGGGCTAACTGCCTTCGGAGTCTGTCTCGCAATGTTCTGCGCCACCGCCCCCCTCGCGGGTGCTGTAGCTGCACATCTGAGCTGGCGAGCACCACTAATCCTGCCTGTACTCTCCATCGCCGTCGCCCCGGTGGGCTGGTCACTGACGACCAGACTGGCCACGCCAAGACCGATCGATTGGAAGGGAGCTGGTCTGTGTGCCGTCACTGCTGCTGGACTGCTATTGGCCGTGCAAACTCTCTCTTATCAAACACACGCGGTACCTGCTACTGCTGCCGCTCTGACCGCAGCCACCGGCATCGCCCTCGCCGCGCGCTCCCGGCACAGCCAACTGCATCAGTTCGTCCCGGGCGAAGTCATACGCGCGGGCTGGTTCTGGTGGGCAGCCGCCACGGGTGCCGGAGCTTACGCCGGCTTGTTCGCCATCTGCTACGCCGGCCCGTCCCTACTCCACCAGCACGGCTTTACCACGATGGGCATAGGCGTACTCCTGCTGCCCAGTGCCGCGATCGCCGCAGGCTTGACCCGCACCGTAGGTCGCCTCGCCCGCCGTGTGTCAGCTCGACGGCTGCTAACAACTACGAGCGTCCTACTTGCCGTCGCACTCAGTTGCACCGCTGCCGCACCCCATCCCATCACCATCGTCTGCTGCGCAGCCGTCGCATTCACGGCGTCAGCTTCCGCACAGATGCTGCTCAACGTGCATGTAAGCGGGCACAGCCACGACGCGGCACGCAGCGCTGCGGTCGGGCTGCTCGCGCTCACCCTCTTCCTCGGTGGCGGCTGCGGCACCGCAATCCT is part of the Micromonospora sp. WMMD980 genome and encodes:
- a CDS encoding ABC-three component system protein translates to MLRHLTADDPRFKALTFHPGLNILVADTTGASAETDSRNSAGKSSMIELLHFLLGSGADKNSLPAHPRLRQTTFALSLDWPGLLEELTVERTGANAGAIRLRPLPSGVGSDQLDFGDGQVTLPEWQTLIERDLFNLPADHPGITGRSLFSFLMRRVGSHAFNEATRSFARQANAEAATSLAYLLGLDWRLADRYRELQAREAVSKQLRKAASDPVLGRIIGQTAELRGQIAIAEHRVAEIQRRIENFRVVPEYDNLRAQADQTDQRIRQLRNDDVIDRRNLADLERAVDETIDPDLAYLETAYAELGVVLGDQVRRSFDDVRAFHGSVVRNRRQYLDEEASAIRSRLQEREAEREQLGDRLAATLRTLNEGGALDALTTLQQILAQEQAQLGALRHRFDAAQALESNRREIKQQRVSLQQEMETDIEERRPIVNDAVVLFAQYAQALYGANREAYLRIGPGETSLKIETHIASDNSGGIGNMVIFCFDLTVAVLAHRSGRAPDFFVHDSHLYDGVDERQLARALTLAAEVSRQEGLQYIVTLNSDELDKAVRRGFDPAGHVLEQRLTDSFDEGGLFGFRF
- a CDS encoding ABC-three component system middle component 6, with product MIIPTKGITPQRSLIAVGAQILEIIDGPLTVSQAWARLQQWRRSHNHHAPVPFWWFVLALDLLYALGVVELDNELLVRRRADAAALDRG
- a CDS encoding ABC-three component system protein, producing MFVEVLSFTERMFVKTMFRDRMADLNGSAFEDFFIRIMTARYSDFVEVRTHGNIGDLSSDGLRLHDGKLYACYAPETFDADSARDVKKKFTGDLTGALAKRAGEFQTFVFVYNDPRRGLHPEITQLLAQARRSHAPLAFETLGPRQLLGELFRLVKYQIEEVFAAPIPVEDVVYGVGLEDLKPLLDHLVERRRQANGQQSPREVSALKMDYNQLDEDDREMLRRGMLHTHLVEEYYQGLTDVTERDEVAADFNAYYREIATVYPAAADVIYELEKYVAGNRHLDRASARALSVVLAYFFETCDILAEPPTGWTPPAREPSLT
- a CDS encoding APC family permease; its protein translation is MDARGEPLSDPLRHGPGVLVLPAVAVDVAGPASLLAWAALLCVSALIATSFAALGSHYPDSGGVSSFVGRAFGDSAATVVGWWLVAAVPAGVVAGAVTAAGYLGAVFHATRPALIGIAVSVLGAVYGANLLRLRVSARAQVVLTALVVAMLVMVLVVSAPHVDPDNATPFAPHGLAGVGSAAAVLFTCVCGWEATANLSADFTSARQVRRTALVSVVVVVVLYAGLAVCTVGVLGAQAGRAPAPLMRLLGSTESAWTAGAVSMTAVLLTVAASVTFVAASARTALSVARRRHPTLLMATHHSALQRSVTRQSAAAAVVAAAVALTPSLVTVETLMRIFAVLLACVTLAGLAAAVRLLPTVRHRGCAVTAALAVGAVTVFAGLFLLAPAAVATAAMLARRRRSPEPSSPPLQEKGSRIDDATSLYAASMKAQIR
- a CDS encoding MFS transporter, with translation MTTATSTSLALPTAWPRAAGWRLAALYGPGVYGVTAAAVALPAAAGPLRSGGAGIAWILTAYAAGMGVGAVTAGRLIDLKGDRDVLVVTVLILIAGAMLCLMAPSLPVLVAGRVVLAIGSGAAKAIALAGIARLPPARRPAGLTAFGVCLAMFCATAPLAGAVAAHLSWRAPLILPVLSIAVAPVGWSLTTRLATPRPIDWKGAGLCAVTAAGLLLAVQTLSYQTHAVPATAAALTAATGIALAARSRHSQLHQFVPGEVIRAGWFWWAAATGAGAYAGLFAICYAGPSLLHQHGFTTMGIGVLLLPSAAIAAGLTRTVGRLARRVSARRLLTTTSVLLAVALSCTAAAPHPITIVCCAAVAFTASASAQMLLNVHVSGHSHDAARSAAVGLLALTLFLGGGCGTAILVAIWQLHGLVAAMAAVAGLALIGAVAARQLRD